The following coding sequences are from one Stegostoma tigrinum isolate sSteTig4 chromosome 11, sSteTig4.hap1, whole genome shotgun sequence window:
- the inka1a gene encoding PAK4-inhibitor inka1 isoform X1, producing MQDAKLDDFICHLRKEMINMKEAGACLRDQMQCMMQALQDLKQIHNISTLSLREEEAAPLAPVKGRNSHSFTSDVSESDTYDSACCLVSPRSEEEGTPSVFASPSSDRSLEFDSGYSEASGPTLTKAARVGSSPCLRENRLPTAGILRNKIGLGPNKKIRPKSTSDVYSEQCSWKIFDYTDPNDWTVNLLSQSRNRQPLVLGDNCFADLVENWMDLPEETDEMMESKAKDHSGRWLGKPHEFLLNISGNVRRKLANISRSDRSKSTDPKHQSNNDNSHAHLQSKRLSCPTNLGNYMPKLSYLHRSHTNLPQTNEASTSDFDKFIALMKSRSRKPIICKDTISYV from the exons ATGCAGGACGCAAAACTGGATGATTTCATTTGTCATCTTCGCAAAGAAATG ATAAATATGAAGGAGGCAGGGGCTTGTCTTCGAGATCAAATGCAATGCATGATGCAGGCATTGCAGGACTTGAAGCAGATTCACAACATCAGCACCCTGAGCCTGAGGGAGGAGGAGGCAGCACCCTTGGCTCCTGTCAAGGGAAGGAACTCACATAGTTTTACCTCCGATGTCTCTGAATCCGACACATATGACTCAGCTTGTTGCCTTGTATCTCCGAGAAGTGAAGAAGAAGGCACCCCATCAGTATTTGCATCACCCAGCAGTGACAGAAGCTTAGAGTTTGACTCTGGCTATTCTGAAGCTTCTGGGCCCACATTGACAAAAGCAGCACGAGTAGGAAGCTCACCGTGTTTGAGGGAGAATAGACTTCCCACTGCTGGGATCTTGAGAAATAAAATCGGCTTGGGACCGAACAAAAAAATAAGACCTAAATCTACTTCTGATGTTTATTCAGAACAGTGCTCCTGGAAGATTTTTGATTATACAGATCCAAATGACTGGACAGTCAATTTGCTCTCCCAAAGCAGGAATAGACAGCCCCTTGTACTGGGGGATAATTGTTTTGCAGATCTGGTGGAAAACTGGATGGACCTTCCAGAGGAGACTGATGAGATGATGGAATCAAAGGCAAAGGATCACTCCGGCAGATGGTTGGGGAAGCCTCATGAGTTCCTCCTGAACATCTCTGGAAATGTGAGGCGTAAGCTGGCCAACATCTCGCGatctgacaggtcaaagagtacAGATCCAAAGCACCAAAGCAACAATGACAACAGCCATGCACACTTGCAATCAAAGAGACTCTCTTGTCCGACAAATCTGGGTAATTACATGCCAAAGCTCTCTTATCTGCATCGTTCTCACACTAACCTACCCCAGACGAATGAAGCGTCAACATCAGACTTTGATAAATTTATTGCTTTGATGAAAAGCAGAAGTAGGAAACCAATTATTTGCAAGGACACAATTAGTTATGTATAG
- the inka1a gene encoding PAK4-inhibitor inka1 isoform X2 has translation MKEAGACLRDQMQCMMQALQDLKQIHNISTLSLREEEAAPLAPVKGRNSHSFTSDVSESDTYDSACCLVSPRSEEEGTPSVFASPSSDRSLEFDSGYSEASGPTLTKAARVGSSPCLRENRLPTAGILRNKIGLGPNKKIRPKSTSDVYSEQCSWKIFDYTDPNDWTVNLLSQSRNRQPLVLGDNCFADLVENWMDLPEETDEMMESKAKDHSGRWLGKPHEFLLNISGNVRRKLANISRSDRSKSTDPKHQSNNDNSHAHLQSKRLSCPTNLGNYMPKLSYLHRSHTNLPQTNEASTSDFDKFIALMKSRSRKPIICKDTISYV, from the coding sequence ATGAAGGAGGCAGGGGCTTGTCTTCGAGATCAAATGCAATGCATGATGCAGGCATTGCAGGACTTGAAGCAGATTCACAACATCAGCACCCTGAGCCTGAGGGAGGAGGAGGCAGCACCCTTGGCTCCTGTCAAGGGAAGGAACTCACATAGTTTTACCTCCGATGTCTCTGAATCCGACACATATGACTCAGCTTGTTGCCTTGTATCTCCGAGAAGTGAAGAAGAAGGCACCCCATCAGTATTTGCATCACCCAGCAGTGACAGAAGCTTAGAGTTTGACTCTGGCTATTCTGAAGCTTCTGGGCCCACATTGACAAAAGCAGCACGAGTAGGAAGCTCACCGTGTTTGAGGGAGAATAGACTTCCCACTGCTGGGATCTTGAGAAATAAAATCGGCTTGGGACCGAACAAAAAAATAAGACCTAAATCTACTTCTGATGTTTATTCAGAACAGTGCTCCTGGAAGATTTTTGATTATACAGATCCAAATGACTGGACAGTCAATTTGCTCTCCCAAAGCAGGAATAGACAGCCCCTTGTACTGGGGGATAATTGTTTTGCAGATCTGGTGGAAAACTGGATGGACCTTCCAGAGGAGACTGATGAGATGATGGAATCAAAGGCAAAGGATCACTCCGGCAGATGGTTGGGGAAGCCTCATGAGTTCCTCCTGAACATCTCTGGAAATGTGAGGCGTAAGCTGGCCAACATCTCGCGatctgacaggtcaaagagtacAGATCCAAAGCACCAAAGCAACAATGACAACAGCCATGCACACTTGCAATCAAAGAGACTCTCTTGTCCGACAAATCTGGGTAATTACATGCCAAAGCTCTCTTATCTGCATCGTTCTCACACTAACCTACCCCAGACGAATGAAGCGTCAACATCAGACTTTGATAAATTTATTGCTTTGATGAAAAGCAGAAGTAGGAAACCAATTATTTGCAAGGACACAATTAGTTATGTATAG